In a single window of the Nicotiana tomentosiformis chromosome 8, ASM39032v3, whole genome shotgun sequence genome:
- the LOC138897615 gene encoding uncharacterized protein — MSKVSGISKKNEMSLTTILEIDIFDVWGIDFMGPFVSSCENTYILVAVDYVSKWVEAVALPNNEERSVVAFLKRNIFTRFGTLRAIISNGGSHFCNKAFNTLLGKYGVSHTVITTYHPQASSQVEVSNREIKSILSKTVNTIQANWSKKLDYALWAYWTAYKTSIGMSPYRLVFRKACHLPVELEQKAILALKKLKLDWYVAANLRVAHLNELDEF, encoded by the coding sequence ATGTCAAAGGtcagtggaatctcaaagaaaaatgaaatgtcTCTCACTACCATtctggagattgatatttttgatgtgtggggtattgacttcatgggtccttttgtgagttcttgcgaaaacacctacatcttggtcgcggttgattatgtttccaaatgggttgaggcagtTGCTCTACCCAATAATGAGgagagaagtgtggtggcgttcttgaagaggaatattttcacaaggtttggtactctgcGGGCCATTATAAGTaatggggggtcacatttttgcaacaaggctttcaaCACTTTACTTGGCAAGTATGGTGTTAGTCATACAGTCATAACtacctatcatccacaagctagcagtcaagtggaagtctccaaccgggagataaagagtattttgtccaaaacggtGAATACTATTCAGGcgaattggtccaagaagcttgattatgcattatgggcttattggacggcttacaaaacatctatcggaatgtcgccataccggttggtgttcagaaaagcttgtcatcttcctgTGGAACTAGAGCAGAAGGCCATATTGGCTCTAAAGAAGTTAAAGCTTGATTGGTATGTAgctgctaacttgagggttgcacatttaaatgaattagatgagttctga
- the LOC104110383 gene encoding ubiquinol oxidase 1, mitochondrial: MMTRGATRMTRTVLGHMGPRYFSTAIFRNDAGTGVMSSAAGFMHGVPANPSEKAVVTWVRHFPVMGSRSASSMALNDKQHDKKAENGSAAATGGGDGGDEKSVVSYWGVQPSKVTKEDGTEWKWNCFRPWETYKADLSIDLTKHHAPTTFLDKFAYWTVKSLRYPTDIFFQRRYGCRAMMLETVAAVPGMVGGMLLHCKSLRRFEQSGGWIKTLLEEAENERMHLMTFMEVAKPNWYERALVFAVQGVFFNAYFVTYLLSPKLAHRIVGYLEEEAIHSYTEFLKELDKGNIENVPAPAIAIDYWRLPKDSTLRDVVLVVRADEAHHRDVNHFASDIHYQGQQLKDSPAPIGYH, translated from the exons ATGATGACACGTGGAGCGACAAGGATGACCCGAACTGTGTTGGGTCACATGGGTCCACGTTACTTCTCCACTGCAATTTTTCGAAATGATGCCGGAACCGGAGTTATGAGTAGCGCCGCCGGTTTCATGCATGGGGTTCCGGCGAATCCGTCGGAGAAAGCAGTGGTTACATGGGTTAGACATTTTCCGGTGATGGGTTCACGCAGCGCTAGTTCTATGGCTTTGAATGATAAGCAGCACGACAAGAAAGCGGAAAATGGAAGCGCCGCCGCAACCGGCGGCGGTGATGGTGGTGATGAAAAATCAGTAGTGAGTTATTGGGGTGTTCAGCCTTCAAAGGTTACTAAAGAGGATGGTACTGAATGGAAATGGAATTGCTTTAGG CCATGGGAGACGTACAAGGCTGATTTATCAATAGATCTGACGAAACACCACGCGCCGACCACTTTCTTGGACAAATTCGCTTATTGGACTGTTAAGTCCCTTCGATACCCCACTGATATATTTTTTCAG AGGAGATATGGTTGTAGAGCAATGATGTTGGAAACAGTGGCTGCAGTGCCTGGAATGGTAGGAGGAATGTTGTTGCACTGCAAATCACTGAGGCGATTCGAACAGAGTGGGGGATGGATTAAAACACTGTTAGAAGAAGCTGAAAATGAGAGGATGCACCTCATGACTTTCATGGAAGTAGCCAAGCCTAATTGGTACGAGCGTGCACTTGTCTTTGCAGTGCAAGGCGTCTTCTTCAACGCCTACTTTGTCACTTACCTTCTTTCTCCAAAGTTGGCTCATCGTATCGTTGGATACTTGGAAGAAGAGGCTATTCATTCCTACACTGAGTTCCTAAAGGAATTGGACAAGGGTAACATTGAGAACGTCCCTGCTCCTGCTATTGCCATTGATTACTGGCGTCTCCCTAAAGACTCCACTCTCCGTGATGTTGTCTTGGTTGTTAGGGCTGACGAGGCTCATCACCGTGATGTCAACCACTTTGCATCT gacatTCATTATCAGGGACAACAGCTGAAGGACTCTCCAGCACCAATTGGGTATCACTAA